TCCCGGTAAGGAGATTCGGTAAACCAGAGGAAATTGCAAAGGTAGCTGCATTTCTGTTGTCAGATGATGCCAGATATATTACGGGACATGTGATTAGCGTGGATGGTGGGTTGGCAATTTAAGAAAAATGAAAGGTAATGAATATGTTATTCCTCTTAAAGGTAGAGATAAAACAGATGCCTCAGATGCCGGTAAAGGACTTTCTGGGATATGTGATAAAGGAGTGGGAATACTTTTCACGTTTCCAACGGCGGGGAAAGATTCTGGCCGGGGGCAAACTGGCAGGCAGGCGGGGGGCTGCGGCTATTATTGACGCCGAGTCCAACGAAGAAATGGAAGAAATCGTCGCAAAACTCCCCCTCTTCCCGTTTTTTACGGACATAGAGATTACTCCACTGGTACCCATGGAAAAGGCCCTGCTGGACACCAAGAGGATTCATTCCCTTATGCAATAGACACAGAAGCTGACGCGGTAGGCAGTCGCTTACAGCAATTAGATCGTGTTGGCTGAAACCGGATATGCTTTTGCATATTGTTGGTTATACCAAGTAGGGCAGGGTATTGCCCGCCATAATCAATACCATGTTTCAAAAGCGGCAGACACCCGAATGTTTGGCGCAGAATGTCGTACATGCACCACCACCAATTGCTCAATTTTTGGTAGACGGCGTCTACCCTACCTTGCGATAAGCCCCCTCTGGCTAATTATGTCTGC
This Candidatus Brocadia sinica JPN1 DNA region includes the following protein-coding sequences:
- a CDS encoding muconolactone Delta-isomerase; the protein is MNMLFLLKVEIKQMPQMPVKDFLGYVIKEWEYFSRFQRRGKILAGGKLAGRRGAAAIIDAESNEEMEEIVAKLPLFPFFTDIEITPLVPMEKALLDTKRIHSLMQ